Proteins encoded in a region of the Pseudomonas viciae genome:
- a CDS encoding MFS transporter, whose protein sequence is MQAHTLSAQASLVTPSRKRFFIMVLLFITVVINYLDRSNLSIAAPALTSDLGIDPIHVGLIFSAFGWTYAAMQIPGGWLVDRVPPRILYSVALLLWSVATVMLGFAASFIALFVLRMAVGALEAPAYPINSRVVTTWFPERERATAIGFYTSGQFVGLAFLTPVLAWLQHAFGWHMVFVATGAVGILWALIWYAVYREPRDFKGANAAEIELIREGGGLVDIQADTAKAKAKFSWADLGIVLTQRKLWGIYLGQFCLNSTLWFFLTWFPTYLVKYRGMDFIKSGLLASLPFLAAFVGVLCSGFFSDWLIRRGTSVGFARKLPIIGGLLISTSIIGANFVESTPLVIAFLALAFFGNGLASITWSLVSTLAPARLLGLTGGVFNFIGNLAAITTPIVIGFLASGDSFAPAITYIAVLALIGALSYILLVGKVERIEL, encoded by the coding sequence ATGCAAGCGCACACCCTGAGCGCGCAAGCGTCGTTGGTGACGCCCAGCCGCAAGCGTTTTTTCATCATGGTCCTGCTGTTCATCACCGTGGTGATCAATTACCTGGACCGCAGTAACCTCTCAATTGCCGCTCCCGCACTGACCAGTGACCTGGGCATCGATCCGATTCATGTCGGGCTGATTTTCTCGGCGTTCGGCTGGACCTACGCGGCCATGCAGATTCCTGGTGGCTGGCTGGTGGACCGGGTGCCGCCGCGCATTCTTTACAGTGTGGCGCTGCTGCTGTGGTCGGTGGCCACGGTGATGCTTGGCTTCGCCGCCAGTTTCATCGCGCTGTTCGTGCTGCGCATGGCGGTGGGTGCGCTGGAAGCGCCGGCGTATCCGATCAACAGTCGCGTGGTCACCACCTGGTTTCCTGAGCGCGAGCGGGCCACGGCCATCGGTTTCTACACCTCCGGGCAGTTCGTCGGGTTGGCCTTCCTGACGCCGGTATTGGCCTGGCTGCAACATGCGTTCGGCTGGCACATGGTGTTTGTCGCCACGGGCGCGGTGGGCATTCTCTGGGCGCTGATCTGGTACGCGGTTTATCGCGAACCACGGGACTTCAAAGGGGCCAATGCGGCTGAAATCGAACTGATCCGCGAAGGTGGCGGATTAGTCGATATCCAGGCCGATACCGCGAAGGCCAAGGCAAAATTCAGCTGGGCCGACCTGGGGATCGTCCTGACCCAACGCAAGTTGTGGGGCATTTACCTGGGACAGTTCTGCCTCAACTCCACGCTGTGGTTTTTCCTGACCTGGTTCCCGACCTACCTGGTGAAATATCGCGGCATGGACTTCATCAAGTCCGGCCTGCTGGCGTCGTTGCCGTTCCTTGCGGCGTTTGTCGGCGTGCTGTGTTCCGGGTTCTTTTCCGACTGGCTGATCCGTCGTGGCACCAGCGTGGGATTCGCGCGCAAGCTGCCGATCATCGGCGGGCTGCTGATCTCCACGTCGATCATCGGCGCCAATTTCGTCGAATCGACGCCGCTGGTCATCGCATTCCTGGCCTTGGCGTTCTTCGGCAATGGCCTGGCGTCGATCACCTGGTCGCTGGTTTCCACGTTGGCCCCAGCACGGCTGCTCGGGTTGACGGGTGGGGTGTTCAACTTCATCGGCAACCTGGCGGCCATCACCACGCCGATTGTCATTGGGTTCCTCGCCAGCGGCGATTCGTTTGCCCCGGCCATCACCTATATCGCCGTTCTGGCATTGATTGGCGCGCTGTCCTACATCCTGCTGGTGGGGAAGGTCGAGCGCATCGA
- the dgoD gene encoding galactonate dehydratase: protein MKITKLTTFIVPPRWCFLKIETDEGVTGWGEPVVEGRAHTVAAAVEELSDYLIGKDPRNIEDIWTVLYRGGFYRGGAIHMSALAGIDQALWDIKGKALGVSVSDLLGGQVRDKIRVYSWIGGDRPADTARAAKEAVARGFTAVKMNGTEELQFLDSFEKVDLALANVAAVRDAVGPNVGIGVDFHGRVHKPMAKVLMKELDPYKLMFIEEPVLSENYEALKELAPLTSTPIALGERLFSRWDFKRVLSEGYVDIIQPDASHAGGITETRKIANMAEAYDVALALHCPLGPIALAACLQLDAVCYNAFIQEQSLGIHYNESNDLLDYIKDPQVFDYDKGFVKIPNGPGLGIEINEEYVIERAAIGHRWRNPIWRHADGSFAEW, encoded by the coding sequence ATGAAAATCACCAAACTGACCACGTTTATCGTTCCGCCGCGCTGGTGCTTCCTCAAGATCGAAACTGACGAAGGCGTGACCGGCTGGGGCGAGCCCGTGGTCGAAGGTCGTGCCCATACGGTGGCGGCGGCCGTCGAGGAACTGTCCGACTACCTGATCGGCAAAGACCCACGCAACATCGAAGATATCTGGACGGTGTTGTATCGCGGCGGCTTCTACCGGGGCGGGGCGATCCACATGAGCGCGTTGGCCGGCATTGACCAGGCACTATGGGACATCAAGGGCAAGGCCCTGGGCGTGTCGGTCAGCGACTTGCTGGGCGGCCAGGTGCGCGACAAGATCCGTGTGTATTCGTGGATCGGCGGCGACCGGCCGGCCGACACCGCCCGTGCGGCGAAAGAGGCGGTGGCGCGGGGCTTCACCGCAGTGAAGATGAACGGCACCGAAGAGCTGCAATTTCTCGACTCCTTTGAAAAAGTCGACCTGGCCTTGGCCAACGTCGCGGCGGTGCGGGACGCGGTCGGGCCGAACGTCGGCATTGGCGTGGACTTCCACGGTCGCGTGCACAAGCCGATGGCCAAGGTGCTGATGAAGGAACTCGACCCCTACAAATTGATGTTCATCGAAGAGCCGGTGCTCAGCGAAAACTACGAGGCCCTAAAAGAACTGGCGCCGCTGACCAGTACCCCGATTGCCCTGGGCGAGCGGCTGTTTTCCCGCTGGGATTTCAAGCGGGTGCTCAGCGAAGGCTACGTGGACATCATCCAGCCGGATGCGTCCCATGCCGGTGGCATCACCGAAACCCGCAAGATCGCCAACATGGCCGAAGCCTACGATGTAGCGCTGGCGCTGCACTGCCCGCTGGGCCCGATCGCCCTGGCGGCGTGCCTGCAATTGGACGCGGTTTGCTACAACGCGTTCATCCAGGAACAGAGCCTGGGCATCCACTACAACGAGAGCAACGACCTGCTGGATTACATCAAGGATCCGCAGGTGTTCGACTACGACAAAGGCTTCGTGAAAATCCCCAACGGCCCGGGCCTGGGCATTGAGATCAATGAGGAATACGTCATCGAACGCGCGGCCATCGGCCACCGCTGGCGCAATCCGATCTGGCGGCATGCCGATGGTAGTTTTGCTGAGTGGTGA
- a CDS encoding 2-dehydro-3-deoxy-6-phosphogalactonate aldolase, translated as MLTQALAHNGLIAILRGLRPDEAAAIGEVLYGAGFRVIEVPLNSPEPYESIRILRSTLPADCLIGAGTVLTPEQVEQVKAAGGQVIVMPHSDPKVLRAAKAAGLYLSPGVATPTEAFAALAEGAHVLKMFPAEQMGPAVVKAWLAVLPTGTVLVPVGGITPDNMAVFVEAGVKGFGLGSGLFKPGLTADEVAVRAKAYVAAWNALN; from the coding sequence ATGCTCACACAAGCACTGGCGCACAACGGGCTGATCGCAATTTTGCGCGGTCTGCGTCCGGACGAGGCCGCCGCTATCGGCGAAGTCCTTTATGGCGCCGGATTTCGCGTCATCGAAGTACCGCTTAACTCTCCCGAGCCGTACGAAAGTATCCGCATCCTGCGCAGTACGTTGCCCGCCGATTGCCTGATCGGTGCCGGCACGGTGCTCACGCCGGAACAGGTCGAGCAAGTGAAAGCCGCTGGCGGTCAAGTCATCGTGATGCCCCACAGCGATCCTAAGGTGCTGCGGGCGGCGAAAGCGGCAGGGCTGTACTTGTCGCCCGGCGTTGCCACGCCCACCGAAGCCTTTGCCGCACTGGCCGAAGGCGCCCATGTGCTGAAGATGTTCCCGGCCGAGCAAATGGGCCCGGCGGTGGTCAAGGCCTGGCTGGCGGTGTTGCCCACGGGGACCGTGCTGGTGCCGGTGGGCGGGATCACGCCGGACAACATGGCGGTGTTCGTCGAGGCCGGCGTCAAGGGTTTCGGCCTCGGTTCCGGACTGTTCAAGCCGGGCCTGACGGCGGACGAAGTGGCGGTGCGCGCCAAGGCCTACGTGGCCGCGTGGAATGCCTTGAACTGA
- a CDS encoding 2-dehydro-3-deoxygalactonokinase: protein MQAQLIALDWGTTSLRAYKLAAGGEVLEQRSLSTGIMQLPSGPRTLAGRVCVDGFELAFDEACGDWLDAQPGLPVIACGMVGSAQGWREAPYCDTPANVANLGHSLQTVRSLRGVDVHIVPGVIQRSRLPNVMRGEETQVLGALHSLPDEAVLIGLPGSHSKWVEVADGCIEHFDTFMTGEIFAVLSDHSILGRTQQRSATFDGLAFDRGVQVALSVDGQIGPLSTVFSARSLGLTGELMASAQADYLSGLLIGHELTALATVQRRRRDSIHLPAVVLIGNSQLCARYQRALDACGFARVTLAEQATERGLWQLAVAAGLLDSTASR from the coding sequence ATGCAGGCGCAATTGATCGCGCTCGATTGGGGGACCACCTCATTACGGGCTTACAAACTCGCCGCCGGTGGCGAGGTGCTCGAACAGCGCTCGCTGTCGACGGGGATCATGCAGTTGCCCTCCGGGCCGCGAACCCTGGCCGGCCGGGTGTGCGTCGACGGCTTCGAATTGGCCTTCGATGAGGCCTGCGGCGACTGGCTCGATGCACAGCCTGGCTTGCCTGTCATTGCCTGCGGCATGGTCGGCAGTGCTCAGGGCTGGCGCGAAGCGCCTTACTGCGACACACCCGCCAACGTCGCCAATCTCGGACATTCCCTACAAACCGTTCGGAGTCTTCGCGGCGTTGATGTGCATATCGTGCCTGGGGTGATCCAGCGTTCACGCTTGCCCAATGTCATGCGCGGTGAAGAGACCCAAGTGCTCGGTGCCTTGCACAGCCTGCCGGACGAAGCCGTGCTGATCGGCCTGCCCGGCAGTCACTCGAAATGGGTGGAAGTGGCCGATGGTTGCATCGAGCATTTCGACACCTTCATGACCGGTGAGATCTTCGCCGTGCTCAGCGACCACAGCATTCTCGGCCGTACCCAGCAGCGTAGCGCGACGTTCGACGGCCTGGCCTTTGATCGTGGCGTGCAAGTGGCGTTGTCGGTGGATGGCCAGATCGGCCCGTTGTCCACCGTGTTCAGCGCCCGCAGCCTGGGCTTGACCGGCGAACTGATGGCTAGCGCCCAGGCGGACTACCTCTCTGGCCTGTTGATCGGTCATGAGCTGACGGCGCTGGCCACCGTACAACGCCGGCGCCGCGACAGCATCCACCTGCCGGCCGTGGTACTGATCGGCAATTCCCAACTCTGCGCCCGTTATCAACGGGCCCTCGACGCCTGCGGTTTTGCCCGGGTGACCCTGGCCGAACAGGCCACCGAGCGTGGTTTGTGGCAACTGGCCGTGGCGGCCGGGCTGCTCGATTCCACCGCATCGCGTTAA
- a CDS encoding glutathione S-transferase family protein, translating into MGQLLKILGRTSSINVRKVLWTCQELEITYEREDWGIGFTPTHDPAFLALNPNAQVPVIIDENGVLWESNTICRYLVGKNGRSDLLPLEPAARARVEQWMDWQATELNPSWGYAFHALVRKNPDFQDPQRIAAGIKGWNEKMGLLEQQLNRTGAYVAGAQFSLADVLIGLSVHRWRQTPMERPDYPAVAAYCKRLERRPGFAEYASAAHS; encoded by the coding sequence ATGGGACAACTGCTGAAAATCCTCGGTCGTACTTCCTCGATCAACGTCAGAAAAGTGCTGTGGACCTGCCAGGAACTGGAAATAACCTACGAGCGTGAGGACTGGGGTATCGGCTTTACGCCGACCCATGATCCAGCGTTCCTGGCCCTCAATCCCAATGCCCAGGTGCCGGTGATCATTGATGAGAACGGCGTGCTCTGGGAGTCAAATACCATCTGCCGCTACTTGGTAGGCAAGAACGGACGCAGCGACTTACTGCCCCTTGAGCCTGCAGCCCGGGCCCGCGTTGAACAGTGGATGGACTGGCAGGCAACGGAACTCAACCCGTCATGGGGCTACGCGTTCCACGCGCTGGTGCGCAAGAATCCGGATTTCCAGGACCCGCAGCGCATTGCCGCCGGCATCAAAGGCTGGAACGAGAAGATGGGTTTGTTGGAACAACAGTTGAACCGCACCGGCGCCTACGTGGCCGGTGCGCAGTTTTCCCTCGCGGACGTGCTCATCGGCCTGTCTGTGCATCGCTGGCGCCAGACGCCCATGGAGCGTCCCGACTATCCGGCCGTGGCCGCCTACTGCAAACGCCTCGAACGGCGGCCGGGGTTTGCCGAATACGCATCCGCGGCACACTCATGA
- a CDS encoding GNAT family N-acetyltransferase encodes MSIEIRPAQPSDAPQILAFITELADYEKARHEVIASVADIERSLFSEGATAHGLICLRDGVPIGFAVFFFSYSTWLGSNCLYLEDLYITPDQRGGGAGKTLLRHLAKIACDNDCGRFEWSVLDWNTPAIDFYKSLGAQPQEEWVRYRMDGKVLRDFAHGN; translated from the coding sequence ATGTCGATCGAGATCCGTCCTGCGCAACCCAGCGATGCGCCTCAAATCCTTGCTTTCATCACTGAGTTGGCCGATTACGAAAAGGCTCGCCACGAAGTCATTGCCAGTGTGGCTGACATCGAACGCAGTCTGTTCAGCGAAGGCGCGACCGCCCATGGGCTGATCTGCCTGCGGGACGGCGTGCCGATTGGTTTTGCGGTGTTTTTCTTCAGCTATTCCACCTGGCTGGGCAGCAACTGCCTGTACCTTGAAGACTTGTACATCACGCCTGACCAGCGCGGTGGCGGAGCGGGCAAGACACTGTTGCGGCATCTGGCGAAGATTGCCTGTGACAACGATTGCGGTCGCTTCGAGTGGAGCGTGCTGGACTGGAACACCCCGGCCATCGACTTCTACAAATCCCTCGGTGCGCAACCCCAGGAAGAGTGGGTGCGCTACCGGATGGATGGCAAGGTGCTACGGGATTTCGCCCACGGCAACTGA
- a CDS encoding HD domain-containing protein gives MTAAFAPLQTVAAQLLPHALEPSEDGAHDLSHLQRVWHNVRTLQGHEGGDLSILLAATLLHDCVAVEKNSPLRAQASRLAADKASTLLSTLNWPDEKISAVAHAIEAHSFSANIPAVTLEAKILQDADRLDSLGLLGVARTFYVAGRMGSALYDPEDPQAKSRDYDDRRFCLDHFQTKLLHLADGFQTVTGQHMAQVRHEKLKGFMEQFIEEAGLDA, from the coding sequence ATGACCGCCGCCTTTGCGCCACTACAAACCGTCGCCGCTCAATTGTTACCCCATGCGCTGGAGCCTTCGGAGGACGGCGCGCACGATCTGTCGCACCTGCAACGGGTCTGGCACAACGTGCGTACCCTCCAGGGTCATGAGGGCGGTGATCTGTCTATTCTGCTGGCGGCGACGTTGCTGCATGACTGCGTGGCTGTGGAAAAGAACTCACCCTTGCGCGCCCAGGCTTCTCGACTGGCGGCAGACAAGGCATCGACCCTGTTGTCGACGCTGAACTGGCCAGACGAAAAAATCAGTGCCGTCGCCCATGCCATCGAAGCTCACAGTTTCTCGGCCAATATTCCTGCCGTCACGCTCGAAGCAAAAATCCTCCAGGACGCCGACCGCCTCGACTCACTGGGCTTGCTCGGAGTCGCGCGGACGTTCTACGTTGCCGGACGCATGGGCAGTGCGCTCTACGATCCCGAGGATCCGCAAGCCAAGTCGCGAGATTATGATGATCGTCGTTTCTGCCTCGATCATTTCCAGACCAAGTTGTTGCACCTGGCCGACGGTTTCCAGACCGTCACCGGGCAACACATGGCGCAGGTCCGTCACGAAAAGCTAAAAGGCTTCATGGAGCAATTCATCGAAGAAGCCGGACTCGACGCCTAG
- a CDS encoding Rho termination factor N-terminal domain-containing protein, with translation MPRGSKEKYTAEQKRKAEHIEKSYEKKGVSENEAEARAWATVNKQSGGGERSGGSGKEKPAAAKKTDRKESARRAAKTREGHPRTSKASHGTQTVDSLMKEARAKNIPGRSKMRKQELVEALRKAG, from the coding sequence ATGCCTCGTGGAAGCAAAGAAAAATACACCGCCGAGCAAAAGCGCAAGGCCGAACACATTGAAAAGAGTTATGAGAAAAAGGGCGTGTCCGAGAACGAGGCCGAGGCACGGGCTTGGGCAACGGTGAACAAGCAGTCCGGTGGCGGCGAACGTTCTGGTGGCTCTGGCAAGGAAAAACCGGCGGCGGCCAAGAAAACCGACCGCAAGGAATCAGCCCGCCGCGCCGCCAAGACCCGCGAAGGTCACCCGCGCACCAGCAAAGCCTCCCACGGGACCCAGACCGTGGACAGCCTGATGAAGGAGGCCCGGGCGAAAAATATTCCCGGGCGCTCGAAGATGCGCAAGCAGGAATTGGTCGAAGCGTTGCGCAAGGCGGGGTGA
- the araH gene encoding L-arabinose ABC transporter permease AraH, whose translation MTIQNNALPTARKPLDLRRFLDDWVMLLAAVGIFVLCTLMIDNFLSPLNMRGLGLAISTTGIAACTMLYCLASGHFDLSVGSVIACAGVVAAVVMRDTNSVFLGISAALVMGLIVGLINGIVIAKLRVNALITTLATMQIVRGLAYIFANGKAVGVSQESFFVFGNGQMFGVPVPILITIVCFLFFGWLLNYTTYGRNTMAIGGNQEAALLAGVNVDRTKIIIFAVHGVIGALAGVILASRMTSGQPMIGQGFELTVISACVLGGVSLSGGIGMIRHVIAGVLILAIIENAMNLKNIDTFYQYVIRGSILLLAVVIDRLKQR comes from the coding sequence ATGACCATTCAAAACAATGCACTGCCAACGGCACGCAAACCCCTGGACCTGCGTCGCTTCCTGGATGACTGGGTCATGCTGCTGGCGGCCGTCGGCATCTTCGTGCTCTGCACCCTGATGATCGACAACTTCCTGTCGCCGCTGAACATGCGCGGACTGGGCCTGGCGATTTCCACCACCGGCATCGCCGCCTGCACCATGTTGTATTGCCTGGCGTCCGGACACTTCGACTTGTCGGTCGGCTCGGTGATCGCTTGTGCCGGCGTGGTTGCGGCGGTGGTGATGCGTGACACCAACAGCGTGTTCCTCGGCATCAGCGCAGCGCTGGTGATGGGGCTGATCGTTGGCCTGATCAACGGCATCGTCATCGCCAAGTTGCGGGTCAATGCGTTGATCACCACATTGGCGACCATGCAGATCGTCCGTGGCCTGGCCTACATTTTTGCCAACGGCAAAGCGGTGGGGGTGTCCCAGGAATCGTTCTTTGTATTCGGCAATGGCCAGATGTTTGGCGTGCCGGTGCCGATCCTGATCACCATCGTCTGCTTTCTGTTTTTCGGCTGGCTGCTGAACTACACCACCTACGGGCGCAACACCATGGCCATCGGTGGCAACCAGGAAGCGGCATTGTTGGCCGGGGTGAACGTTGATCGCACCAAAATCATCATCTTCGCCGTCCATGGCGTGATCGGTGCCTTGGCCGGGGTGATCCTGGCGTCGCGCATGACTTCGGGCCAGCCGATGATCGGCCAGGGCTTCGAACTGACCGTAATCTCGGCCTGCGTGCTCGGCGGCGTGTCGTTGAGCGGTGGTATCGGCATGATCCGCCATGTCATCGCCGGTGTGCTGATTCTGGCAATCATCGAAAACGCGATGAACCTGAAGAACATCGACACTTTCTACCAATACGTCATTCGCGGCTCGATCCTGCTGCTGGCGGTGGTGATTGACCGCTTGAAGCAACGCTGA
- the araG gene encoding L-arabinose ABC transporter ATP-binding protein AraG has protein sequence MQAQTATQQHNIGGSLRFNGIGKSFPGVQALANISFVAHPGQVHALMGENGAGKSTLLKILGGAYIPSSGDLQIGEQTMAFKSTADSIASGVAVIHQELHLVPEMTVAENLFLGHLPARFGLVNRGLLRQQALTLLKGLADEIDPQEKVGRLSLGQRQLVEIAKALSRGAHVIAFDEPTSSLSAREIDRLMAIITRLRDEGKVVLYVSHRMEEVFRICNAVTVFKDGRYVRTFENMSELTHDQLVTCMVGRDIQDIYDYRARERGDVALQVDRLLGPGLREPVSFQVHKGEILGLFGLVGAGRTELLRLLSGLERQTDGRLVLHGEELKLRSPRDAIAAGVLLCPEDRKKEGIMPLASVSENINISARSSHSTLGCLLRGDWERSNADKQIKALKVKTPTAGQKIMYLSGGNQQKAILGRWLSMPMKVLLLDEPTRGIDIGAKAEIYQIIHSLAADGIAVIVVSSDLMEVMGISDRILVLCEGAMRGELPRDQANESNLLQLALPRQRVADAAN, from the coding sequence ATGCAAGCGCAAACAGCGACACAGCAACACAACATCGGCGGCAGCTTGCGGTTCAACGGGATCGGTAAATCCTTTCCTGGCGTGCAGGCGCTGGCCAATATCAGTTTCGTTGCTCATCCGGGGCAGGTTCATGCCTTGATGGGCGAGAACGGCGCGGGCAAGTCCACGTTGTTGAAGATCCTCGGCGGTGCCTACATCCCGAGCAGCGGCGATTTACAGATCGGCGAGCAGACGATGGCCTTCAAATCCACCGCCGACAGCATTGCCAGCGGCGTGGCGGTGATTCACCAGGAGCTGCACCTGGTGCCAGAAATGACTGTCGCCGAGAATCTGTTCCTTGGCCATTTGCCGGCCCGTTTCGGCCTGGTCAATCGTGGGCTGCTGCGCCAGCAGGCGTTGACGCTGCTCAAAGGCCTGGCCGATGAAATCGACCCCCAGGAAAAAGTCGGTCGTCTGTCCCTCGGCCAGCGCCAACTGGTGGAAATCGCCAAGGCCTTGTCCCGTGGCGCCCATGTCATTGCCTTTGATGAACCCACCAGTAGCCTCTCGGCACGGGAAATCGACCGCTTGATGGCGATCATTACCCGCCTGCGGGACGAGGGCAAAGTGGTGCTGTACGTCAGTCACCGCATGGAAGAAGTGTTCCGCATCTGTAACGCGGTGACGGTGTTCAAGGACGGCCGCTACGTACGGACCTTCGAGAACATGAGTGAACTGACCCACGATCAGTTGGTGACGTGCATGGTCGGTCGCGATATCCAGGACATCTACGATTACCGTGCCCGCGAGCGCGGCGACGTGGCGTTGCAGGTTGATCGCCTGCTCGGCCCGGGACTGCGCGAGCCCGTGAGTTTCCAAGTGCACAAGGGGGAAATCCTCGGGCTGTTCGGGTTGGTGGGGGCCGGTCGTACCGAGCTGCTGCGCTTGCTCAGTGGCCTTGAGCGTCAGACGGACGGGCGCCTGGTGTTGCATGGTGAAGAACTGAAATTGCGTTCGCCCCGCGATGCCATCGCCGCCGGCGTGCTGCTCTGCCCGGAAGACCGCAAGAAAGAAGGCATCATGCCGCTGGCCAGCGTGAGCGAGAACATCAACATCAGCGCCCGCAGCAGCCATTCCACCCTCGGCTGCCTGTTGCGTGGCGATTGGGAGCGGAGCAACGCCGACAAACAGATCAAGGCGCTGAAAGTGAAAACCCCGACGGCGGGGCAGAAAATCATGTACCTGTCCGGTGGCAATCAGCAGAAGGCGATCCTCGGTCGCTGGCTGTCGATGCCGATGAAAGTCCTGCTGTTGGACGAGCCGACCCGCGGTATCGACATCGGTGCCAAGGCCGAGATCTACCAGATTATCCACAGCCTGGCGGCCGACGGCATCGCGGTGATTGTGGTGTCCAGCGACCTGATGGAAGTGATGGGTATTTCCGACCGAATCCTGGTGCTCTGCGAAGGGGCCATGCGCGGCGAGTTGCCGCGTGACCAGGCCAACGAATCCAACCTGCTGCAACTGGCGCTGCCACGCCAACGCGTTGCCGACGCGGCGAACTGA
- a CDS encoding substrate-binding domain-containing protein: MNHRRGIRSLCRAALAVTAVSLSSSLLAAEEVKIGFLVKQAEEPWFQTEWAFAEKAGKDKGFKVIKIAVPDGEKTLSAIDSLAANGAKGFVICPPDVSLGPAIMAKAKLNDMKVIAVDDRFVGSDGKFMEDVPYLGMAAFEVGQKQGSAMAAEAKKRGWDWKDTYAVINTYNELDTGKKRTDGSVDALKKAGFPDDHILYTALKTLDVPGSMDATNSALVKLPGGAKNLIIGGMNDNTVLGGVRATESAGFAAANVIGIGINGTDAIGELKKPNSGFFGSMLPSPHIEGYKTAEMMFEWVTTGKEPPKYTAMDEVTLITRENFKQELEKIGLWN; this comes from the coding sequence ATGAATCATCGTCGTGGGATCCGTTCCCTGTGCCGCGCCGCCCTGGCGGTTACCGCGGTCAGCCTCAGCAGCAGCTTGCTGGCGGCTGAAGAAGTGAAAATCGGTTTTCTGGTCAAGCAGGCCGAGGAGCCTTGGTTCCAGACCGAATGGGCGTTCGCCGAAAAGGCGGGCAAGGACAAGGGCTTCAAGGTGATCAAGATCGCCGTGCCCGACGGAGAGAAGACCCTCTCGGCCATCGACAGCCTCGCCGCCAACGGCGCCAAGGGCTTTGTAATCTGCCCGCCCGACGTGTCCCTCGGCCCAGCCATCATGGCCAAGGCCAAGCTCAACGACATGAAAGTGATTGCCGTCGATGACCGTTTCGTCGGTTCCGATGGCAAGTTCATGGAAGACGTGCCGTACCTGGGCATGGCCGCGTTCGAAGTAGGCCAGAAGCAGGGCAGCGCCATGGCCGCTGAAGCGAAAAAACGCGGCTGGGACTGGAAAGACACCTACGCGGTGATCAACACCTATAACGAACTGGACACTGGCAAGAAGCGCACCGACGGTTCGGTGGACGCCCTGAAGAAGGCCGGCTTTCCAGACGATCACATTCTTTACACCGCGCTGAAAACCCTCGATGTACCCGGCAGCATGGATGCCACCAACTCGGCCCTGGTGAAACTGCCCGGCGGCGCGAAAAACCTGATCATCGGTGGCATGAACGACAACACTGTGCTGGGCGGCGTGCGCGCCACTGAAAGCGCCGGTTTTGCGGCGGCCAATGTAATCGGTATCGGCATCAACGGCACTGACGCCATCGGCGAACTGAAAAAACCCAACAGCGGTTTCTTCGGTTCGATGCTGCCTAGCCCACACATCGAAGGCTACAAAACTGCCGAAATGATGTTCGAGTGGGTCACCACCGGCAAGGAGCCGCCGAAGTACACCGCCATGGACGAAGTGACGCTGATCACTCGGGAGAACTTCAAGCAAGAGCTGGAAAAAATCGGCCTGTGGAATTGA
- a CDS encoding SDR family oxidoreductase, with protein MAEALALPPVPEPPKGERLKNKVVLLTGAAQGIGEAIVAAFASQQARLVISDIQAEKVETVAAHWRERGSDVQALKADVSNQQDLHAMARRAVELHGRIDVLVNCAGVNVFRDPLEMSEEDWRRCFAIDLDGAWYGCKAVLPQMIEQGVGSIINIASTHSSHIIPGCFPYPVAKHGLLGLTRALGIEYAPKGVRVNAIAPGYIETQLNVDYWNGFADPHAERQRALDLHPPKRIGQPIEVAMTAVFLASDEAPFINASCITIDGGRSVMYHD; from the coding sequence ATGGCTGAAGCCCTTGCCTTGCCGCCAGTGCCCGAGCCACCGAAGGGCGAGCGACTGAAGAACAAGGTCGTGTTGCTGACTGGCGCTGCCCAGGGTATCGGCGAGGCCATCGTCGCCGCGTTCGCTTCGCAACAGGCACGGTTGGTGATCAGTGACATTCAGGCCGAGAAGGTCGAGACAGTCGCCGCCCACTGGCGTGAGCGCGGGTCGGACGTGCAGGCGCTGAAAGCCGATGTGTCGAACCAGCAGGACCTGCACGCCATGGCCCGCCGTGCGGTCGAGCTGCACGGCCGTATCGACGTGTTGGTGAATTGCGCCGGCGTCAACGTGTTCCGCGACCCATTGGAAATGAGTGAAGAAGACTGGCGTCGCTGCTTCGCCATCGACCTGGATGGCGCCTGGTATGGCTGCAAGGCGGTGTTGCCGCAGATGATCGAACAGGGCGTGGGCAGCATCATCAACATCGCGTCGACCCATTCGTCCCACATCATTCCCGGCTGTTTCCCTTACCCGGTGGCCAAGCACGGCCTGCTTGGCCTGACCCGCGCCCTGGGTATCGAATATGCGCCAAAAGGGGTACGGGTCAACGCCATTGCGCCGGGTTATATCGAAACCCAACTGAATGTCGACTACTGGAACGGCTTTGCCGATCCTCATGCCGAACGCCAGCGTGCGCTGGATCTGCACCCGCCAAAGCGTATCGGGCAACCGATCGAAGTGGCAATGACGGCCGTGTTCCTGGCCAGCGATGAAGCACCTTTTATCAACGCGTCATGCATCACCATCGATGGTGGACGTTCGGTCATGTACCACGACTGA